A single window of Priestia filamentosa DNA harbors:
- a CDS encoding PTS sugar transporter subunit IIB, translating to MKKVLVVCGNGLGSSFIVEMNVKKALEELGLQAEVSHTDLASSKSEEADLYLGAQDIVENLEDGNRNVVGLVNLLDQEAIKKALSENL from the coding sequence ATGAAAAAAGTATTAGTTGTATGTGGAAACGGATTAGGAAGCAGCTTTATTGTAGAAATGAATGTCAAAAAAGCGTTAGAAGAACTTGGGCTACAAGCGGAAGTTTCTCATACCGATTTAGCATCAAGTAAAAGTGAAGAAGCAGATCTTTACCTTGGAGCTCAAGATATCGTTGAAAACTTAGAAGATGGAAACCGAAATGTTGTAGGTTTAGTTAATTTACTTGATCAAGAAGCCATTAAAAAGGCTCTTTCTGAAAACCTTTAA